The following is a genomic window from Antechinus flavipes isolate AdamAnt ecotype Samford, QLD, Australia chromosome 3, AdamAnt_v2, whole genome shotgun sequence.
TATCTTAAAGTGTCTGTGAACAGCAAAGCAGACTGAGGTAGGCAGCTAGCTGAGCTGAGGATTCTTTTAGCCTGGAGCTCCTCAGCTCTGGTTGATCagaatcaggaggatgatttcttAACAAAGAAGGAGGCGCACATGGGCCAGAACAGGTGAGGGATTTGCCCGAAGTGAGGAGAGCTGGGCCTCAGACTGGTACAGCTCAGAGGCTGCAGCAACTCAACAGGCTCGAGCCGCACAGTCTAGCAGAGAGCCATAGGTTTGGAGTCAAGACCTACAGGAGACCTGATTCTGTCCCATCCTCACTGAGTGATCTTggtcaaattctttccctttctgtgaCATTCAGCAGTGCCATCACTAAAAGGATGCACTAGTTATCTTAGAACTTAGATCCAATGTTGGATCATAAACTTTGGGGGAActtggagattatctagtccaaactccttttccaagggggaaactgaggccctgagaagtGGCAAAGATGACTCCAAATGTACTGCTTTTCCCTTTGTTCCAGGCTGGGCCAATGAGGTGATGTTTGCCAATCACGAAGCACTATGTAACTGTCAGTTATTATTTTGCCAGGCTCCTCCAGCCCTCCCAAGACCAAATTACAGGTCTCCTGGGAAGAGAATCCCAGCCTTGGCCTCCTGCACAATTCAGTGAGTGCTGAGGTTGTGGGAATGGAATGGGAATAAGGGCTGAGGGAAAATGCCGATGAAAACAGTCTTCTTCAGCCACAGCAGACAATCTTTTTGTTGGTCCATCAAGGGTTTTAGACTTCTAAGGCTACCAGAGCTTCCTGAAGTCCTCAGCTGGGGTGGAGTCACAGGCCCCTGTTTTGTTCTTATTCCAGGGTGTTTAGAAATGGGGACCTGCTGAGCCCTCCTTTTAGCCTGCACCTAGCCTGTACCTCCCGGCAGGACTGGGGAGCAGTGCTGAGACAACTGACGGAGAAGGCCCAGCTGAAGGACGGAGCTGTGAGCGGGTAGGAGCTGGGGCTGGGCTGCCTGAAGGAGTAGCTTGGAGGATGCCCAGTAGAGGGAAAGAATCAGGGAGGAAATGTGAGGTCCAGGAAAGCAAATTGCCTAagaccctcccccccaccccaatgaGAGAACAGTTAGTGTTTCCGACTTGTCACTGAACTACTGGAGGAGCCTAGGTGCAGAGATAGAAGGAACCTTTGAGTAATCTCCATTTACAAATAATGACTAGAACTTAAGTCTCTCGTTCCAAATCCTAAGGAAGACCCCATAGTACAACAGAGATTCTGGCTTTGGGCCCAAATCCTAACCTGAGAGCAAGTCCCtaagctccagtggctccctatcaccctcagaatcaaatacagaattctctggaattcaaagcctttcacaaaGTAGCCCCTTCCTACATgtccagttttcttacaccttactttCCAACACTGGCATCCTGGCTGATCCTTTAAGTAAACATCCTCTTATTTTGGGGCATTTTCTCTAGTTGTCCCCTATGGCTGGAATGTTCTTGCTCAACTactgacttctctggcttcctttaagttccaaccaCAATTCTACCTTTTACAGAATACCTTCTCCAACTATATCCCCGTagcttatttcctatttatcccatatgtagcttgctttccttttttttgcatTATCTCAATTACATTGCAAGATCCTTGAGGCAAagatttttttgtctctttgtatcattTATTGATAGACCTGTAAGagggtctcttctagctctaaatctgattCTAGTGGTGTGAAAAATGGTGGCTCAATCCCTAAACCAGAACTGTTGTCATAAAATTTGAGGAAGCATCTTTTTCTGGCTATCTTCCATGGTATGGCTCTGCAAGGAGTGACCCCTTCTCTCCTACAGACTCTGCACACTGGAGGGAGTGCCAGTGTTGAGCAAAGCAGCACTGGTGAATGGTGGTTACTACGTAGCTGTATCAAAGGATGGGTATAAGGCCCTACCCTATTTGGAGCTTCTGGTGCCGAGCCCCTCCTTGCCGGGTGGCTTCTGGTACATTAGGGTTTGGGAGGTATAGCCAAGAGGTGAGGGAGGTGGAAATGGGCTTGGGTAGTCGGTGAAGGCAGAGGGCCTCATCTCAGCTTCCTGGGCTGTTATCTTTTGAATCCTCTTTAACCTGAGCAATCTGCTCAATTTCCTTTTGTGTTACAGGCGTCCACCAAGACTCGAACCCAAAGCCTATAGGCAGAAGGTAGGTTAAGTGAGACAGCcaaggaaaagtggaaaggggataataGTGAAGCCCCAAGAGGATGTGATTGATAAAAGTAGAGAAAGGTCCTGGGAATCCCTAGAGCCAAATCTCTtcaaatgttttacaaatgagcaaacagaCACACACTATCCTGAGCCCTGGGCCAGGAGCTGTGCTTTAACATCCCTGTTACTGAGGCTGGTGATATGGATGGTACCTGGTTTGTGTCCGGAGGCATTAGAAATGGCACCTGCCAAGGCCCAaaggaggactgtgggaattgaagaGAGGGTAGAAGGGAATCTGGGTACAGGAGATGCAGAAGGTCTTCCGTCTCCCAGGCAGACAGCTTCGGGGCTCCAGCAGTCCAGTCCTCCAGGAAAGACTCCTCTGTTTTCTTTGCCAAACCTGTGCTGGCCCGAAGCCATCGGAGAAGGTGCTCCCTACTTCAGCCTGGCAAGTTGGCCCCTGATCCCTCGTAACAGCCCTGTGAACTAGCTACTAGAACGAAGCtagcacattttacaaataaggaaacggGTTTGGAGAGGTcaggttatacagctagtacATGACCAAGAtgattgaaaacaaaaagttcCGCACCCTCATAACTCCTTCTGTGTCTTGTTCTGCATCCCCACACACTTAGACTAGAGGAGGTGTGGGGAGGTTAAGAGAGCTCCAGAAATAGGGCTGATCTTGAAGGGAGCAGTTTGTGTTTGGGCCCTGGACTCAGTGTTGTCCAGTCTCCAAAGTCTCCCTGTTCTTTATGTCTTCCAGGATAGGCTAAGAAAGGACAGCTGGGGAAACTGCTGAACCCCTGAGGCTCAGGGGCCTTTCTTTCCTTGAGgagtgagaaaagtgctttgtaaacggAGATGTAAATGTGAGGTATCCCACCTACTGGCTCTAATGGTGGTTTTTCAGGGACCTGAGTGGGACTGATGCCCTCAGATTCCACCTCACAGGTCTATCTCCTTCCTGTGAGGAAAATTTTGTTATGGATATAAACAGTGACTTAGAAAAGTTGTTTCATAATTCCATGAGCCTCTTTGGTGGCTAAAAACCTAACTGAGGAAAGGAGTCAATATGGGGAAGGAGACAGCTGAAGACAAATTTGGAGGAGGAAAGAGTCTTTGACTATGAGTTGGAAGTTGAGGAGGGGAACCCAGTGGCTTGGAGAAGAAAGTTTAGCTACATGTGCTTTTCTGGCTCCTGTGTAGTCCCAATAAGGTCAACATGTAACCCCTCTTTCCTGACAGAAGAAAGGAGTGTGTATGGTGCACCCCACACTAGGAGGGAACTGGCAGGTGCCCAAGAAGTAAAGGAAGATGGGAATACATTGACAGAAGTGCCCTTGGATCAGGTATGAGATCTGTGTCTTTAGAACTGCTGTAGATTCAGCTGAAGTGTGTAGTCCCACAACCTAGCCAAGATGAAGCAAAGAGCTCAAAACTGCAAAGGATCTGGGTTCTAATTCAGACTCTACCAGCACACCCTCATCAGCTCGCAGCATCTAGCCTTTCTGTCATGCTGACCATATCCCATGTTGCTGTCCCTCCTGGCAGGACTTGGAATCTTCCCATAATTTCGCCCTAAGGCTCCAAAGGAGTACTTTAGCTGTCTTACCAGGCCCTGTCACCTTAAACACTTATCTTTGCATCTTGAATCAGTTCCTTCATCTGGACAGTGACTATATTGAATCAGATGTTGTCTAGAGTCCTTTTGTTTAGGTTTTTGATAGATTAAGGGGGACTCTGCTTTCAGGTCCAAATCAGCTCTCTTCTGACATCTCTCTCTTCCAGAAGGCTGCAGAAATAGTAGAAGAAACTTGTTTCTTGGAAAATGCTGCCTAGGGTAGGTAGTATAGAACTCAACTTGGATGCTGTCTTGGAACACCAGAGGCTCAGCCCAGCCTCCCTCCgttcccttccccatcccaagCCAGCATTCCATCAGCAGCCGTGGCACAGCCTTTTATTGAACCAGTGGACCCTCTTCTGTGTGGTCTCCCAGCTTCCTGCCAGAAGAGACGACAGGCCTTTCTAGTCTGCTTGGCCCACAAACCTGCAGTGAGCCTGCCTGGGTGGGGAAAGCCTCAGCTACCAGGGGAAGGGAAGGGTTACCTTCCTCCACCTTGTGTAGGGCCTGACAACAAGGTGGGGTGAGGAGGACACAGGGGCCCAC
Proteins encoded in this region:
- the DCDC2B gene encoding doublecortin domain-containing protein 2B isoform X2, which codes for MAATTPGLPMAKKVVVYRNGDLFSPGRQLVVTHRRFPTFEAFLNEVTSAVQAPLAIRSLYTPQHGHVITDLSELQNGGEYVAAGFERFRRLPVFRNGDLLSPPFSLHLACTSRQDWGAVLRQLTEKAQLKDGAVSGLCTLEGVPVLSKAALVNGGYYVAVSKDGYKALPYLELLVPSPSLPGGFWRPPRLEPKAYRQKADSFGAPAVQSSRKDSSVFFAKPVLARSHRRRCSLLQPEERSVYGAPHTRRELAGAQEVKEDGNTLTEVPLDQKAAEIVEETCFLENAA
- the DCDC2B gene encoding doublecortin domain-containing protein 2B isoform X3, with the protein product MAATTPGLPMAKKVVVYRNGDLFSPGRQLVVTHRRFPTFEAFLNEVTSAVQAPLAIRSLYTPQHGHVITDLSELQNGGEYVAAGFERFRRLPYIYPGGEKPGRKNIRFLAPPALPRPNYRSPGKRIPALASCTIQVFRNGDLLSPPFSLHLACTSRQDWGAVLRQLTEKAQLKDGAVSGRPPRLEPKAYRQKADSFGAPAVQSSRKDSSVFFAKPVLARSHRRRCSLLQPEERSVYGAPHTRRELAGAQEVKEDGNTLTEVPLDQKAAEIVEETCFLENAA
- the DCDC2B gene encoding doublecortin domain-containing protein 2B isoform X1, which produces MAATTPGLPMAKKVVVYRNGDLFSPGRQLVVTHRRFPTFEAFLNEVTSAVQAPLAIRSLYTPQHGHVITDLSELQNGGEYVAAGFERFRRLPYIYPGGEKPGRKNIRFLAPPALPRPNYRSPGKRIPALASCTIQVFRNGDLLSPPFSLHLACTSRQDWGAVLRQLTEKAQLKDGAVSGLCTLEGVPVLSKAALVNGGYYVAVSKDGYKALPYLELLVPSPSLPGGFWRPPRLEPKAYRQKADSFGAPAVQSSRKDSSVFFAKPVLARSHRRRCSLLQPEERSVYGAPHTRRELAGAQEVKEDGNTLTEVPLDQKAAEIVEETCFLENAA